GATAGCCCCCCGGCTTCAACCTCGAACTTCCTTTTTCCATAAAATATCCTGGCGGCATCGACCGCTTTTTCAATGTTCTTGGCTATTTTCAGGTGATTGTCCTTGATCAATATCGCGTCATACAGGCCAAAGCGGTGGTTTTCACCTCCGCCAAGCTTAACCGCCTGCTTTTCCAGGGAACGCCACCCGGGGATTGTCTTTCTGGTATCTAAAAGTCTTGCCTTTGTCCCCTTGAGCCTGGCGCGATATTCACCGGTTAGCGTCGCGATACCGGAAAGGCGCTGAATAAAGTTTAATGCGGTCCGCTCACCGGTTAATATTCCCCTGGCCGGACCTTTCAGCGTCGCGATCACCGTCCCTTTCTTGGCCCTGGACCCCTCTCTGACCCTGCTCGTCACCCTGATCCTTCTGTCAATTTGCCGAAATACCTCTCTGGCGATGTCTAAACCAGCAATTATCCCCTCTTCCTTGGCGGTCATTGTCGCCTCAATGAATTTTTCCCTTGGAACAATCGCCTTGGTCGTAATGTCGCCATCGCCAACATCCTCGATCAAAGCCATTTTAATTAAATGTTCGGTGCTTCTTTGTAATTTCGGCATTTTTCTACCTCAATAATACCCAGACAATGTAATAATACATCAGAGGAGCGGTCAGCACAAATGAATCGATCCGATCAAGGATGCCTCCGTGGCCCGGGACAATATTTGACGAATCCTTGACCCCGGCATCCCGCTTGATCAACGATTCGATCAGGTCGGAAAACTGCCCGGTTATCCCTATTAATGCCCCCAGAATTAAAGCATGCCAAAGATCAAGCTGGGCGGTCCAGCTAAATATCCAGGCGGCCAACAGGCAAACCACGAATCCGGCGATCGCCCCCTCCCAGGTTTTTTTGGGGGAAATTGAAGGAGCAAGGCGTGTATGCCCAAACGCCTTTCCGGCTAAATAGGCGGCAATATCCATGGCCCAGATCGTAAAGACCAGAAAAAAAAGGTATCCCCCATGGTCGGTTAAGCTTCTAATAAAAATGAGATAGCTGAAGAACCATCCGATATAGATCATCCCCAGGAGGGTCACCGCTACGTCAACAATCGTATCCTTTTCCCGCTTCAAGAAAATGCCTGATACCAGCGCGACCGCCGCGGCTATAGTTAGGATCGCCGAATGCGCCGGCTCCCAACTCCGTCTTAATGAATAATACGAGAACATAACAAAAAACATGGTAATGATATTGCCCACATAATAAGCGGGGAAAAAGCCCTTCTTCATCATTAGATTGTAAAACTCGTTGATCGAGAAAAGAGCCAAGATCAAGACCAGCAGCAAGAACGGCCAGCTGCCATAATAAATACAACCCAGTATTACCGGCATGCCGATCGCGATTGTTATTGCTCTAAGCTTCATAGCTTACCGAATCGCCTCTCTCTTTGCTGATAGGCGGTTATCGCTTCCTTAAACTGTTCCCCCCTAAACTCTGGCCAGCAAACATCGGTCACGTAAATCTCCGCGTAGGCAATTTGCCAAAGGAGAAAGTTTGAAACCCTCATTTCTGAAGCGGTCCTGATCAATAGGTCGGGGTCTGGGAGCTCTTTCGTATATAAATGCGATTGGATCTCCTGCTCGCTGGTCTTTTCCGCTCTGTTTCCGTTTTTCGCTCTTTCTTCGATTATCCCGTTTACCGCGTCAACGATCTCCGCCCTACCGCCATAATTGACCATAATATTTAAAACATTGTTCTGTCCCGAACGGGTCTTTTCCATTGCTTCCCGCATTTTTTTCTGCAATTCATTCGAAAACCGCTCAAGCTGGCCCAAGAACTGCAGCCTTACTCCGCTCTTTACCAGTTCCGCGATCTCGCGATCGATCGTCATCGACAAAAGCTTCATTAAAAAATCGATCTCTTCTTTTGGTCTTCCCCAGTTTTCTGTCGAAAAAGCGTAAACGGTTAGGTACTTCACCCCGATCTCTCTGGCTATCTTCAGCACCTCGCGCAACGACCTGGCCCCTTCGCTGTGGCCCGCGCCCCGGGGCAAGCCGCGTTTTTTCGCCCAACGGCCGTTCCCGTCCATAATTATCGCGACATGTTGTGGTATCTTATTGTGTTCCATTGTCTTTTACGAGCGGAAGCGCGCCGATCTCCCTCCGCCACAAGCGGGCTTTAAATAGAGAGTATTTCTTTTTCTTTGACGGCGGCCAAGTGGTCGGCTTCGGCGCAATATTTATCGGTCAGCTCCTGGATCTTTTTGTCCAAAAGCTTTTGCTCGTCTTCGGTAATTCCCTTTTCCGCTTTCCTGGTCTTGAGCTCTTCCAGCCCATCTCGCCTGATGTTGCGAATAACAACCTTTGCTTCTTCAGCTTCTTTTTTTATGATCTTGGTCAGGTCTTTGCGGCGCTGTTCCGAGAGCTCTGGCAGGACCAGGCGGATCACGCCGCCTTCGGTTTTAGGGGTCAGGCCAAGGTCAGAAGCCTGGATCGCTTTTTCTATACCGACAACCGCGGACTTATCGTACGCGGTTATCTGCAATAAGCGCGGCTCCGGAACAGCGATGGACGCAACTTGTTTAAGAGGGACCGAAGACCCGTAGTAATCAACATGTAAATTGTCCAAAAGCGCCGGGTTGGCTCGGCCTGTTCTAATTCCGGAAAAATTCCTCTTTAGGGCTTCGATCGATTTTTGCATGGCTGTTTCGTTGTTTTTTATCGTCTCCATTGTTTCCCCCTTATTCCGCCTCGATGATCGTTCCGACTTTTTTCCCCAATGCCGCCTGCCTGATGTTCCCTGGCTTCAGCAGGTCAAGGACCAGAATCGGTATCTTATTGTCCATACAAAGCGAGACGGCGGTCGAATCAAGGACTCCCAGTCGTTTTTGAATTACCTCCATGTGGGTGATCCGGGTGAATTTTTTTGCGTCTTTGTGCTTCATCGGGTCCTTGTCGTATACCCCGTCAACCT
This is a stretch of genomic DNA from Candidatus Margulisiibacteriota bacterium. It encodes these proteins:
- the nadC gene encoding carboxylating nicotinate-nucleotide diphosphorylase, giving the protein MPKLQRSTEHLIKMALIEDVGDGDITTKAIVPREKFIEATMTAKEEGIIAGLDIAREVFRQIDRRIRVTSRVREGSRAKKGTVIATLKGPARGILTGERTALNFIQRLSGIATLTGEYRARLKGTKARLLDTRKTIPGWRSLEKQAVKLGGGENHRFGLYDAILIKDNHLKIAKNIEKAVDAARIFYGKRKFEVEAGGLS
- a CDS encoding phosphatidate cytidylyltransferase, producing MKLRAITIAIGMPVILGCIYYGSWPFLLLVLILALFSINEFYNLMMKKGFFPAYYVGNIITMFFVMFSYYSLRRSWEPAHSAILTIAAAVALVSGIFLKREKDTIVDVAVTLLGMIYIGWFFSYLIFIRSLTDHGGYLFFLVFTIWAMDIAAYLAGKAFGHTRLAPSISPKKTWEGAIAGFVVCLLAAWIFSWTAQLDLWHALILGALIGITGQFSDLIESLIKRDAGVKDSSNIVPGHGGILDRIDSFVLTAPLMYYYIVWVLLR
- a CDS encoding isoprenyl transferase, which produces MEHNKIPQHVAIIMDGNGRWAKKRGLPRGAGHSEGARSLREVLKIAREIGVKYLTVYAFSTENWGRPKEEIDFLMKLLSMTIDREIAELVKSGVRLQFLGQLERFSNELQKKMREAMEKTRSGQNNVLNIMVNYGGRAEIVDAVNGIIEERAKNGNRAEKTSEQEIQSHLYTKELPDPDLLIRTASEMRVSNFLLWQIAYAEIYVTDVCWPEFRGEQFKEAITAYQQRERRFGKL
- the frr gene encoding ribosome recycling factor, with product METIKNNETAMQKSIEALKRNFSGIRTGRANPALLDNLHVDYYGSSVPLKQVASIAVPEPRLLQITAYDKSAVVGIEKAIQASDLGLTPKTEGGVIRLVLPELSEQRRKDLTKIIKKEAEEAKVVIRNIRRDGLEELKTRKAEKGITEDEQKLLDKKIQELTDKYCAEADHLAAVKEKEILSI